The Sphingobium sp. JS3065 genome includes the window CCAGACTATATCGGTCCCCAATTCGCCGCACTTGCCCCGCTACGCTACCTGAACGAACGAGCGGGATCGATCTATGCCGGGTCGAACGAGATCCAGCGCAACATCATCGCCAAGGCACTTGGGTTGTGATTAACCACATCTCTCGAACGATCCATACTGGCCGGCGACTCCAGGCAGGAAGGAAAGTCGACAACATGACGATATTGAAACTGGTCGAGATCAATCTTCAGCCGGATCGCTTCGAGGAAGGCGTTGCCGCGTTGAAGGGCGTGTGCGATGCGGTGCGTGCGAACGAGCCAGGATGCGTCTATATCGCGCCCTATTCGCTAGGCGCGAACCCGGTCACCGTGGTTGAAGTCTACGCCGACGAGGCCGCGGTGAAGGTCCACAACAAGAGCGAGCCGGTGCTGGGTGCTATCAAGCAGCTCGCGCCGCTGCTGGCGGGCGCGCCATCGGTAAGGGAACTGACGGAATGTTGAGCCAGTGCTTGGCCAAATCGTGTCGCTTCGGAGCGTTGCGGCGCTGACCCCGAACGAGCCAAAACGGTGGTCGAAGCGGCCCAGTCCAAAGATAGCGTGAGAGGATGCAAGATGCTTGACGGAAAGGTTTATGTAGTTACCGGCGGGGCGGCCGGTATCGGTGAGGCCTGCGCACGTGCGATCTCCGCTTCCGGGGGGCATGTCGTGATTGGTGATCTGGACCTTGATTCTGCGGAGCAGCTCGCGGCGGAACTGTCGGACAATGGGCAAAAGGCGATCGGGGTTCGCTGCGATGTGGCGCGAGAGGAAGATCTGGAACAACTGATCCGGACCGCAACGTCGGCGTTCGGACGGCTAGACGGCGCGGTGAATAACGCCGGCGGCGTCCCGCCTCGCGCCGAAATTGCTGCAGCCGAATGGAGCGTCTGGCGCCATCATGTGGATGTCCATCTGTTCGGCACCGTCTTTGCAATGAAGCACGAGATCCGCGCGATCCGCGCGACATCGAAGACAGGCGCCATCGTCAACATGTCATCGCGCGCCGGGCTGGACGGCGTCCGCGAAATCGGTCCCTATGTCGCGTCGAAATGGGCTATATTGGGCGTCACAAAGACCGCCGCACTGGAATGCGCGGAGGAAAATATCCGCGTCAACGCGATCTGCCCAGGTCTGATCGCGACGCCAATGGTCCGCCGTCAGATCGGAGCGATGGATCCCAAGGATGCGGCCGGAGCGCCAATGTGCCGCGCCGGCGAGCCGTCGGAAATCGCATCCGCGGCGTTATGGTTCCTGTCACCGGGTTCGTCCTACGTGACCGGCACCCATCTTTCAGTGGACGGCGGAATCATGGCCGGTCCAGTCGGCATCCGTCCGGCATCGGGCGGCTCGTGACCTGGTTCGGTTGGGGTTTGGCCGTCTGACCCCGGTGGCGAAGGACTGGATCGGAGGAAGTTGCCTTGCTGTTTGACAGCGTCATTTCCACCCGCCGCAGCATTCGCGGATATCGGCCCGATCCCGTCCCGCTGACGGTGATCCGGGAGATACTCACTCTGGCGATGCGCGTGCCCTCGTCATACAATAGCCAGCCCTATCATTTTCATGTGCTGACCGGGGATATGCTCGATCGCATTCGCAGCGAGAGTGTTGCCAGCATTGTGGCGGGATCGCCTGATGCCAGAGAATTCCGCGCTGGCCAGCCTTATGCCGGCGTGCATCGCGAGCGGCAGATCGGCGTAGCCAAGCAGCTGTTTGCGGCGATGGGCATTGCCCGAGACGATACAGCTCGCCGCGACGACTGGGTTTTGCGCGGCTTTCGCCAGTTCGATGCACCGGTCTGTATCATCATTACCTATGACCGGCAGTTGCATGACAATGACGACGCGGCGTTCGACTGTGGCGCGGTTGCCACCATGCTTGTCCACGCGGCCTGGTCGCGCGGCCTAGGTAGCGTGATCAACAGTCAGGGCATCATGCAATCGCCAGTCGTGCGTCGGCATGCCGCGATCCCCGATGACCAGGTCATCATGAAGAGCATCGCGCTCGGTTGGCCGGACGAGGCGTTTGCTGCGAACGCTGTAGTCTCGGAGCGCCGCACAGTGGACGAAGCGGCCAGCTTTATTGGGTTCGACGACTGATCGCAGCGCTCCTGAGGCCGCGGCATGTTTTGCCGCAGCGGCTAAGCTCCAGTTGCGCGCACCAAGTCTGCCCGCACGGTCCGTGCCGCGAGAAAATAGTGAGCAGCACCCCAGCAATAGAGCAATGCGGCGCACATGATGGCGATAGCCAAGCCGTTCGCTCCGTAATGCGGCGTCAGGACGTCGCTAAGCGATCCTACGAACTGCGGGCCGAGGCTTGCTCCGACGAAATAGGACATGAACAGATAGGCGGCAGAGGCGGTGCCACGCATGCGCGCGCCGACCAGCGACTGCAGCAAGGCCAGCGTGGGGCCATAGGTCGCCATGCTGCTGAAAGCCCACATACAGACACCGATCGTGATTCCGATCGGTCCGGTCGCGAGTGCCATGCCGATGATCGAAGCGCACGAGACCAGGCTGACGATCGAGCAGAACCACGGCCGCCATCGTTCGTCACGGCGCGCAAGACGATCGACAATCGCGCCGCTCAGCACGGTGGCGAACAGGCCGACCACGCCATAGCTTGCCCCCATGAGGAACCCTGCTTCGGCCAGTGAGTAATTGTGTGCGCGCACCAGGAACGAAACGGTGAAAAAGAACAGACCAAGCGATGCGGCCGAGCCAACGATCGTCATGAAGATCAGATGCCGTACGGCACGCTGCGACCACATGAAACGAAGCGTCGCGCGAATGTCGGTTTTGTCCCTGACACCAACTTGCTGCTTGCGCGCCGGCTCGCGCACGAACACCAGCAGCAAGAGGGCTAGAACCAGTCCGGGCACGCCGGCGACCAGGAACAGCGTCCGCCATCCGAACGTCTGGGCGATCCAGGCGCCGGCAAATAGCACCACGATTCCGCCCAGCGGCACACCGGAATAGTAGATCGACATGGCCCGCGCCCGTTGTTCGGGCGGGAAAAGGTCGGAAAGCATGGACAGCATCGAGGGGGTGCCGCCAGCCTCACCTGCACCGACCAGCAAGCGGGTGGCTAATAGCTGCGGGAATGAAGTGACGAACGATGCCAGCAGCGTCATCAAACTGAACAGCCCGGTTGAGGCCGCAAGGATATTTCGCCTGTTCCAGCGGTCCACCATATAGCCCAGGGGAAGCCCTGCCAGCCCGAAGAAGAACGCAAACCCGATGCCCGTCAACAACCCCAGCTGCGTGTCGGACAGTTTGAATTCGTTGCGCAGCGGTTCCAGTGCGACGACCATGATCGATCGATCGACCGACAGCATGACATGCAGCGCCACGAAGATGCAGAGTGCCTTGATTGCGCCTGCCTCGGGCGTGCTTCGCCCCCGATTGTGATCAGCCGGCATGGGATCTCGTCCCTTTCACGCTATTGGTTCTTTGGCCAGGAAGGTTTCAAAGGCGCCAGTCACCGAGCGGTCGATATTGGGGCGCGCGCGATTCACGGAAAGCGAGCAACGCCTCTTTCGAATCAGCATGCCCGCTCATCTTGACGGTGTAGCGTTGCTCGAATTCATAGCCTGAATAGATGTCCATCCATTCGATTTTGTTCAGGATCTGCTTGCCCAGTCGGGATGCCGTTGGGCTGAATGAGGCAATGCGCTGGGCATAGCGATTGGCCGCTTCGAGCAGTGCACCTGATGCATCGACCACAATCGACCCGCCTGCCTGCGCGAAATCGACGGCCTTGATGTGCTCGCCAGTCAAGAACATCCGGCGCACGAGCGGTTGCGGTGCGATGCGCGCGAGGTGCCGTGCGCCGCCCATGACGCCGACGGTCAGTTCGGGCAGACCAAAGCGTGCCTCGGACGCGGCGACTACGAAATCGCACGAGGCGGCAATTGCCAGACCTGTGCCCAGCGCCGCACCCTGCACCGCGCCGATGACCGGCACCGAGCAGTCTTGGATGGCGTAGAATGCCTCGCGCACGCGCCACATCCGTTCCGTGCCGTTCGACGGGGTCATGGTCTGAAATTCGTCCAGATCGTTCCCGGCGCAGAAGTGTTTGCCCGCTCCACTCAGGACGATCACACGAACCTCGCCCAATTGATCGGGGTTCGAGAACAGCTCGTATAGTTCGATGTACATGTCGCGGTTGACGCCGTTCGCTGGCGGGCGGTCCATGACGACCGAGAATACGCCGGCCGATGTCTCTTCGGTTTTGAGGAAGTTGAAACCACTCATGTCGATGTCTCCGATGTCACTTTGCCAGCCGCATCCAATTTGCGATGTTGTTGCGCTGGATTGCCGATGATCCGCCGATGATCGGCATGGCGAGGATGTCGCGGACGTTCCGCTCAATGCCATAGCCGTCGACATAACCATAGGCGCCCATGACCGTCTGTGCGTCCAGAACGATGCTCTTTGCCGTTTCAGTCACGAACAGCTTGGCCATTGACGTTTCCACGCCGCTGCGAATGCGCTCATTGGCTCGCCAGGCCGCATTGTAGGTGAACAACCGTGCGGCATACAGGCGCGTCTGCATGTCGGCGAGCAGATGGCGCACTGTTTGGAATGCAGAAATTGGCTGGCCGAACTGCGATCGCTCCTCGGCATAGTTCCATGCTTCGGTGAGCGCGGCTGAGGCAATGCCCAGGGCCATCGCGGCAACCTCGATCTTCTCGACGTCGAGGCCGGCACCGCTGAGCATCGAGAAGCCCCTGTTGATGCCTTCTTCCTCGCCCATGACCGCTGATACTGGAACGATCACGTCCTCGAACGTCACGTCGGTCGTCGCTGCGCCTTTGAGACCGAGGCCACCGATCTTCTCGATCGTGATGCCCTTGCTGTCGGGCGGGATCAGCAATAGTGACAGGTTGTTCCGCCGGTCTTCCGGGGCGCCGGTCTGCACCAGCGTGTAGATGATGTCGCAAATATCGGCGCCAGAGCAGAAGCGC containing:
- a CDS encoding putative quinol monooxygenase, which codes for MTILKLVEINLQPDRFEEGVAALKGVCDAVRANEPGCVYIAPYSLGANPVTVVEVYADEAAVKVHNKSEPVLGAIKQLAPLLAGAPSVRELTEC
- a CDS encoding SDR family NAD(P)-dependent oxidoreductase — protein: MLDGKVYVVTGGAAGIGEACARAISASGGHVVIGDLDLDSAEQLAAELSDNGQKAIGVRCDVAREEDLEQLIRTATSAFGRLDGAVNNAGGVPPRAEIAAAEWSVWRHHVDVHLFGTVFAMKHEIRAIRATSKTGAIVNMSSRAGLDGVREIGPYVASKWAILGVTKTAALECAEENIRVNAICPGLIATPMVRRQIGAMDPKDAAGAPMCRAGEPSEIASAALWFLSPGSSYVTGTHLSVDGGIMAGPVGIRPASGGS
- a CDS encoding nitroreductase; translated protein: MLFDSVISTRRSIRGYRPDPVPLTVIREILTLAMRVPSSYNSQPYHFHVLTGDMLDRIRSESVASIVAGSPDAREFRAGQPYAGVHRERQIGVAKQLFAAMGIARDDTARRDDWVLRGFRQFDAPVCIIITYDRQLHDNDDAAFDCGAVATMLVHAAWSRGLGSVINSQGIMQSPVVRRHAAIPDDQVIMKSIALGWPDEAFAANAVVSERRTVDEAASFIGFDD
- a CDS encoding spinster family MFS transporter, encoding MPADHNRGRSTPEAGAIKALCIFVALHVMLSVDRSIMVVALEPLRNEFKLSDTQLGLLTGIGFAFFFGLAGLPLGYMVDRWNRRNILAASTGLFSLMTLLASFVTSFPQLLATRLLVGAGEAGGTPSMLSMLSDLFPPEQRARAMSIYYSGVPLGGIVVLFAGAWIAQTFGWRTLFLVAGVPGLVLALLLLVFVREPARKQQVGVRDKTDIRATLRFMWSQRAVRHLIFMTIVGSAASLGLFFFTVSFLVRAHNYSLAEAGFLMGASYGVVGLFATVLSGAIVDRLARRDERWRPWFCSIVSLVSCASIIGMALATGPIGITIGVCMWAFSSMATYGPTLALLQSLVGARMRGTASAAYLFMSYFVGASLGPQFVGSLSDVLTPHYGANGLAIAIMCAALLYCWGAAHYFLAARTVRADLVRATGA
- a CDS encoding enoyl-CoA hydratase-related protein, yielding MSGFNFLKTEETSAGVFSVVMDRPPANGVNRDMYIELYELFSNPDQLGEVRVIVLSGAGKHFCAGNDLDEFQTMTPSNGTERMWRVREAFYAIQDCSVPVIGAVQGAALGTGLAIAASCDFVVAASEARFGLPELTVGVMGGARHLARIAPQPLVRRMFLTGEHIKAVDFAQAGGSIVVDASGALLEAANRYAQRIASFSPTASRLGKQILNKIEWMDIYSGYEFEQRYTVKMSGHADSKEALLAFRESRAPQYRPLGDWRL
- a CDS encoding acyl-CoA dehydrogenase family protein; the protein is MDFQLPEHVSLIQDAISKFCQDNISVTQANQWDKDDAFPREIFDQLAALGLGGLTVEEDYGGSGRDILAGVVAIEELSKHSMALAVPYIMDAFYAGMNLSECGSERQKAELLPLVAAGKMLFAYGWTEPNVGADLASVTTRAVRQGDHFIVNGSKRFCSGADICDIIYTLVQTGAPEDRRNNLSLLLIPPDSKGITIEKIGGLGLKGAATTDVTFEDVIVPVSAVMGEEEGINRGFSMLSGAGLDVEKIEVAAMALGIASAALTEAWNYAEERSQFGQPISAFQTVRHLLADMQTRLYAARLFTYNAAWRANERIRSGVETSMAKLFVTETAKSIVLDAQTVMGAYGYVDGYGIERNVRDILAMPIIGGSSAIQRNNIANWMRLAK